ACAGTTACGTATAAATACATCTCCCGCATTATATCCGATAAACAGCTAGTACATCTTCTAACCAAACATGCTTACTGACCAGGAATACTTATATAGATTACATTAACAGAGAGGCTTTTTATGCAGAATACATCCAACACTTAATAAATAAATAACAAGCAGCGGCCTGCATATCTTAAAAGCCGCTGCTTGTTTGTACTATTTATTTTTTATCAAGCTTCTTGATGACCTCATCCGTTATATCTACTGCCGGATCAAGGTATGCAAGAGCATTCCTGTCTCTGAATATCATGGCATATCCCTTGGTTTTGGCTATATCCTTCAGGATCGGGTCTGCCTTAAGCAGTATATCTATAACGAGATCCCTGTCCTTCTTTGCAAGCATTTCCTTCGCATCATCAACGATCCGCTTAAACTCTTTTTCCTTAAGCTGTATCTTGTCGATCAGCAGCTTAAGCTCTGCCTGATCAGCGCCTTCTTTCTGACTCTCAGCCTTAAATGTTTTGTTAAGTTCTTCAAATTCAGCGCGCCGTTTGGTTATCTTTACATTCTCTGTGTCCTTCAGTTTCTGAATATCAGCATTGGCCTTCTTGCCCATTTCAGAATCAGATACTATCTTCTGCACATTAATAAACCCAACTTTTTCTGCCGCATATGAATTAGCACAGAATAACATCACAGCAACAATTGCAACAATTACAATCTTCTTCACAGATCCATCCTCCTTTTAAGATTAAGGTATGCATAAAAAGACGGATAGCCGCCTCAAGGCAGCTATCCGTCTATGCTTTGGTGTTATTGCCCTACTTTTTCGCCTTCTCCTTCTCTAACAACCCCATCTCCCCAAGAGGCGTCACCAGCGAGATATCCATTACAGCTATAGATTCCTCGTGGAAGGCCCTGTACTTCCATGCCTCGTCAGACAGGCTTAATTCATCAGCAAATGAGCTGATTGCGTTGTTAATATACTGGTAGTATGCCTCACTTAGGTCCCTATTGGTCTGGCCGTTAAGAGACGGGTTCTCAAAGTACCAGTTGCCTATCCTTACTACACCAGGGGCGAGAAGATCATTCTGATATTCCCACTCGGCAATTTCTATATTCCTCTGATCCTGGAACCTTGGGCCTCTGAGCATCCAGCCCGACCTCAGATCTATGGCTTCGGTAAGAAGGAGGTCAAGGAACTGTACATTAAGCACAGGGGTGAATTCAAGGCCTATTGTCCCGGTCCTTATCACTGCCTTGTAAGCATCGATCACACCCTCTCC
This region of Thermodesulfovibrionia bacterium genomic DNA includes:
- a CDS encoding OmpH family outer membrane protein, giving the protein MKKIVIVAIVAVMLFCANSYAAEKVGFINVQKIVSDSEMGKKANADIQKLKDTENVKITKRRAEFEELNKTFKAESQKEGADQAELKLLIDKIQLKEKEFKRIVDDAKEMLAKKDRDLVIDILLKADPILKDIAKTKGYAMIFRDRNALAYLDPAVDITDEVIKKLDKK